A genomic region of Vitis vinifera cultivar Pinot Noir 40024 chromosome 7, ASM3070453v1 contains the following coding sequences:
- the LOC100262762 gene encoding shikimate kinase isoform X2: MEAKIALKMQFSACIDTDKFARRPSVSLPFSQKLREQHGHPISCHFQPRRTSNWQKHVALEASGSYRNFPAPILESGSFPPSLDEALILKNKSQEILPYIDGRCVYLVGMMGSGKTTIGKILSEVLGYSFCDSDTLVELAVKGTSVAEIFNLYGEGFFRNKESETLQKLSLTHHMVVSTGGGAVIRPINWKYMAKGISVWLDVPLEALARRISAVGTNSRPLLHHDSGDAYNRTLTRLSNLWKERGDAYANANARVSLEEIAAKLGHRDVTNLTPTVIAIEALLQIEAFLKGENGMDIATL; the protein is encoded by the exons ATGGAGGCCAAAATTGCGCTAAAGATGCAATTTTCTGCATGTATTGACACGGATAAATTCGCGAGGAGACCGAGTGTTTCTTTGCCGTTCTCTCAGAAATTAAGAGAGCAGCACGGGCATCCTATTTCTTGTCATTTTCAACCTAGAAGAACTTCGAATTGGCAAAAACATGTTGCGTTGGAGGCTTCTGGTTCTTACAGAAATTTTCCAG ctCCAATATTGGAATCTGGAAGTTTTCCTCCTTCTTTAGACGAGGCTTTGATTTTGAAG AATAAGTCACAAGAGATTCTGCCGTATATAGATGGACGCTGTGTATATCTTGTTG GGATGATGGGTTCTGGAAAAACAACTATTGGCAAGATTTTGTCAGAAGTGCTTGGTTATTCATTTTGCGACAG TGACACATTGGTGGAGCTGGCTGTCAAGGGAACTTCTGTAGCTGAAATATTTAACCTCTATGGCGAGGGCTTCTTCAGAAATAAAGAG AGTGAGACATTGCAGAAACTGTCTTTAACGCACCATATGGTTGTTTCCACTGGTGGAGGTGCTGTTATTCGGCCTATCAACTG GAAATACATGGCAAAAGGAATTAGTGTCTGGTTAGATGTACCTTTGGAAGCCCTGGCGCGGAGAATCTCAGCTGTAGGAACTAATTCTCGACCCCTTTTGCATCATGATTCTGGTGATGCTTACAATAGG ACTCTCACGCGTCTATCCAACCTTTGGAAGGAAAGGGGTGATGCATATGCCAACGCCAATGCTAGGGTTTCCCTGGAAG AGATCGCAGCCAAATTGGGTCACAGAGACGTAACCAATCTCACACCAACTGTTATTGCCATCGag GCACTTCTACAAATTGAGGCCTTTCTAAAGGGGGAAAATGGCATGGACATTGCAACATTGTAA
- the LOC100262762 gene encoding shikimate kinase: protein MEAKIALKMQFSACIDTDKFARRPSVSLPFSQKLREQHGHPISCHFQPRRTSNWQKHVALEASGSYRNFPAPILESGSFPPSLDEALILKNKSQEILPYIDGRCVYLVGMMGSGKTTIGKILSEVLGYSFCDSDTLVELAVKGTSVAEIFNLYGEGFFRNKESETLQKLSLTHHMVVSTGGGAVIRPINWKYMAKGISVWLDVPLEALARRISAVGTNSRPLLHHDSGDAYNRTLTRLSNLWKERGDAYANANARVSLEEIAAKLGHRDVTNLTPTVIAIEALLQIEAFLKGENGMDIAT from the exons ATGGAGGCCAAAATTGCGCTAAAGATGCAATTTTCTGCATGTATTGACACGGATAAATTCGCGAGGAGACCGAGTGTTTCTTTGCCGTTCTCTCAGAAATTAAGAGAGCAGCACGGGCATCCTATTTCTTGTCATTTTCAACCTAGAAGAACTTCGAATTGGCAAAAACATGTTGCGTTGGAGGCTTCTGGTTCTTACAGAAATTTTCCAG ctCCAATATTGGAATCTGGAAGTTTTCCTCCTTCTTTAGACGAGGCTTTGATTTTGAAG AATAAGTCACAAGAGATTCTGCCGTATATAGATGGACGCTGTGTATATCTTGTTG GGATGATGGGTTCTGGAAAAACAACTATTGGCAAGATTTTGTCAGAAGTGCTTGGTTATTCATTTTGCGACAG TGACACATTGGTGGAGCTGGCTGTCAAGGGAACTTCTGTAGCTGAAATATTTAACCTCTATGGCGAGGGCTTCTTCAGAAATAAAGAG AGTGAGACATTGCAGAAACTGTCTTTAACGCACCATATGGTTGTTTCCACTGGTGGAGGTGCTGTTATTCGGCCTATCAACTG GAAATACATGGCAAAAGGAATTAGTGTCTGGTTAGATGTACCTTTGGAAGCCCTGGCGCGGAGAATCTCAGCTGTAGGAACTAATTCTCGACCCCTTTTGCATCATGATTCTGGTGATGCTTACAATAGG ACTCTCACGCGTCTATCCAACCTTTGGAAGGAAAGGGGTGATGCATATGCCAACGCCAATGCTAGGGTTTCCCTGGAAG AGATCGCAGCCAAATTGGGTCACAGAGACGTAACCAATCTCACACCAACTGTTATTGCCATCGag GCACTTCTACAAATTGAGGCCTTTCTAAAGGGGGAAAATGGCATGGACATTGCAACAT
- the LOC100262762 gene encoding shikimate kinase isoform X1: MEAKIALKMQFSACIDTDKFARRPSVSLPFSQKLREQHGHPISCHFQPRRTSNWQKHVALEASGSYRNFPAPILESGSFPPSLDEALILKNKSQEILPYIDGRCVYLVGMMGSGKTTIGKILSEVLGYSFCDSDTLVELAVKGTSVAEIFNLYGEGFFRNKESETLQKLSLTHHMVVSTGGGAVIRPINWKYMAKGISVWLDVPLEALARRISAVGTNSRPLLHHDSGDAYNRTLTRLSNLWKERGDAYANANARVSLEEIAAKLGHRDVTNLTPTVIAIEVSLSLSFHSIHTHTHNTSSWKHF, translated from the exons ATGGAGGCCAAAATTGCGCTAAAGATGCAATTTTCTGCATGTATTGACACGGATAAATTCGCGAGGAGACCGAGTGTTTCTTTGCCGTTCTCTCAGAAATTAAGAGAGCAGCACGGGCATCCTATTTCTTGTCATTTTCAACCTAGAAGAACTTCGAATTGGCAAAAACATGTTGCGTTGGAGGCTTCTGGTTCTTACAGAAATTTTCCAG ctCCAATATTGGAATCTGGAAGTTTTCCTCCTTCTTTAGACGAGGCTTTGATTTTGAAG AATAAGTCACAAGAGATTCTGCCGTATATAGATGGACGCTGTGTATATCTTGTTG GGATGATGGGTTCTGGAAAAACAACTATTGGCAAGATTTTGTCAGAAGTGCTTGGTTATTCATTTTGCGACAG TGACACATTGGTGGAGCTGGCTGTCAAGGGAACTTCTGTAGCTGAAATATTTAACCTCTATGGCGAGGGCTTCTTCAGAAATAAAGAG AGTGAGACATTGCAGAAACTGTCTTTAACGCACCATATGGTTGTTTCCACTGGTGGAGGTGCTGTTATTCGGCCTATCAACTG GAAATACATGGCAAAAGGAATTAGTGTCTGGTTAGATGTACCTTTGGAAGCCCTGGCGCGGAGAATCTCAGCTGTAGGAACTAATTCTCGACCCCTTTTGCATCATGATTCTGGTGATGCTTACAATAGG ACTCTCACGCGTCTATCCAACCTTTGGAAGGAAAGGGGTGATGCATATGCCAACGCCAATGCTAGGGTTTCCCTGGAAG AGATCGCAGCCAAATTGGGTCACAGAGACGTAACCAATCTCACACCAACTGTTATTGCCATCGaggtttctctctctctctctttccacTCTATCCACACGCACACACATAATACAAGCTCTTGGAAGCATTTCTAA